The following nucleotide sequence is from Gemmatimonadaceae bacterium.
CGTCCGTCTCATCGGATTCCAGCCTGCCAAACTCGTCGCGCGTGTGGGCGACGCCAATGTGCGCGTCCTGCTCAGCGAGGTCGCCGTCTCACTCGACCAGGTGGTCGTCACGGGGACCGCTGGGGTCACCGAACAGCGTGCGATGGGCAATCTGCTCGAGAAGGTGCAGACGGAAGACGTCGTGCGCACCGCGCCAGTTGTGACGCCGCAGCAGCTGCTCGAGGGACGCGTTGCGGGGCTCGTCGTGTTGCCGGGATCGGGAAATATCGGTACCGGCAGCACGATGCACATCCGTGGCGTTGCGAGTCTGTCCCTCACGAATCAGCCGCTCATCTACGTCGACGGCGTGCGTGTCGACAATTCGGCATCGGGTGGCCCTTCGATTCGAGACGGCGCGCAAGTCGCGCGCATCAACGACATCAACCCCGAGGACATCGAGTCGATGGAGGTCATCAAGGGGCCGGCGGCGGCAACGCTCTACGGCACCGAGGCCTCGAGCGGCGTGATCCAGATCATTACGAAGCGCGGACATGCGGGCGTGGAGACGTACGATTTCGCGATGCAGCAGGGCACGAGCTGGCTCGCCGATCTCGGGCAGAAGGTGCCGACGCTCTGGGGAGTCGACAGCACCGGCGCCCTAACGAGCGTCAACCTCTATGAAAAAGAGAAGGCCGCGGGCCGCGATCCATTCCAGACCGGCACGATCCAGGGATATACGGCGCGCATGAACGGCGGCACGGACGCCGCCCGCTACTACGTGTCCGGCGCGTACGATCGGTCGACGGGAATCGAGTCCTACAACTGGCAAGACAAATACTCCGGCCGCACCAACCTGAATCTGATGCGGAGCGAGAAGGTGCAGGTGTCGGCCGATCTCGGGTACACGCACACGTTGACGCGGCTCGGCCAATCGGCAACGGGATGGGATCTTTGGAGCAACATCGTGTGGGGCTCGCCGGCGCGCCTCAACACCGCGACGCGTGGTTTCCTGCGCGCCCCGCCCGAGGCCTCGTCGCAGATCGAGTCGATGGAGGACATCCAGCGCGTCACGGGCAGCCTGCAGCTGCTGAACAAGCCGACGCGATGGTTCAGCCATCGCCTAACGATCGGGACCGACGCCGCCAACTCCATCAGCTCCGTGCTCTTTCCACGCGATCCGGCGGGCGCGGCGTACTTCTTCGGAACGCTGAGTCTCGGACAGAAGACGGAAGATCGCCTAACGACGACCTTCAACACCATCGATTACTCGGCGACGGCCACCGCCAGCCTCCCCTTCGCGCTCGCCTCGGCGAGCTCGTTCGGATTCCAGGACTACTCGAAGCGATACGCCAGTGCCGAAGCCGTGGGCAAGTCGTTTCCGTCTCCATCCGTGACGTCCATCGGCGGCGCGGCGATCACGACCTCCACTGAAGATCTCATCGAGAACAAGACGGTCGGATTCTACGTCCAGGAGCAGGTGAGCCGAGCGAACCGACTGTTCCTCACCGCGGCGCTGCGGGGCGACAACAACAGCGCATTCGGCGCAAACTTCAAGCACGCGCTCTATCCGAAATTCAGCGGCAGCTGGGTCGCGAACGAGGAGCCTTTCTGGCACTGGACCAGTGTGAATGCGCTGCGTATTCGC
It contains:
- a CDS encoding SusC/RagA family TonB-linked outer membrane protein, which codes for MRLAALVSLLLTTIPTLSAAPQATGVVSGVVLAHQSLRPLAGAQVGVVGTRLGALSDANGRFRLAGVEGDSVSLDVRLIGFQPAKLVARVGDANVRVLLSEVAVSLDQVVVTGTAGVTEQRAMGNLLEKVQTEDVVRTAPVVTPQQLLEGRVAGLVVLPGSGNIGTGSTMHIRGVASLSLTNQPLIYVDGVRVDNSASGGPSIRDGAQVARINDINPEDIESMEVIKGPAAATLYGTEASSGVIQIITKRGHAGVETYDFAMQQGTSWLADLGQKVPTLWGVDSTGALTSVNLYEKEKAAGRDPFQTGTIQGYTARMNGGTDAARYYVSGAYDRSTGIESYNWQDKYSGRTNLNLMRSEKVQVSADLGYTHTLTRLGQSATGWDLWSNIVWGSPARLNTATRGFLRAPPEASSQIESMEDIQRVTGSLQLLNKPTRWFSHRLTIGTDAANSISSVLFPRDPAGAAYFFGTLSLGQKTEDRLTTTFNTIDYSATATASLPFALASASSFGFQDYSKRYASAEAVGKSFPSPSVTSIGGAAITTSTEDLIENKTVGFYVQEQVSRANRLFLTAALRGDNNSAFGANFKHALYPKFSGSWVANEEPFWHWTSVNALRIRAAYGKAGKQPDVFAAQRLYQPATGPGDAAVITPLAIGNPDLRPEVSSEVELGFDLGAFDDRIGVNFTYYDQMARDAIVQRQVEPSLGFPGFQYVNGGRVANHGTELSLDTHPIRRRRLDWAIGGQIATNNNRVVTLGGLPPISLGSSQFDRVGYPVAGFFAKRVISAQLDQTGKPSNLICAGDASTNNQSVPCASAPLVYWGTPTARWTGNVSSSVTLWRSLRLYGLVDFRGGQTINDGDVSAAHTAFRNSKAINEKTDPILMAYDQLGTIDQLGFFKAGFAKLRELSATYTLSGRPLQRLGASGASISIAGRNLATLWRAQKDIFGEIIADPEIGIPSSELSNYVQSVVPPLAQFVATFRLTF